The window ATTCAATGCCCCTAAAGATTGCTAGCTTTCTCTTTGTCCCTTCGCATATTTTGGCTTCTCTCAGTTCTCAATGTAGGCAACATATCATCATTCTGTGTTCTTAATTGTTGTCCTACGCATAAAGAAAAAGGTTTCTGTGTGGATTCCATATATTAAGATGTTATCTATGATTCAATGGAAGAAGGAATTTCGGGCCCTGTTGTAGGGCCATTATATAATAAGACAATGCAAGTATGGATTGATGCAAGGTTTTGTATCTTGCACAAGTGGATCTGGCCCAAGATTTACAAATTGCAAGAGAGAAAGAAATTAATTATAACACTAATTTTCTTACAAAAATCCCTATATATAGCCATGCCTCATTCATAAAAAGGATAATCATATGCATAACCTTCTTGCTTTTGACATAGTTAACAATTATCCATCATATCTTTAGTTCACGAGATTCAAGCATCGAAAGGAAAAAAATCTATTTATCTTACACTGGAATTTATGATGCTATTTACTTTAGAAGCatcattattaattaataatcttaaaaatatcacTAGTTTGTGAGATATAAGAAGAGATACGAGAGATATAAATGCTAGTTGCAAAGGTCCtagaattaaaaatttaatacaCATCTAAATTTGAGCAACCTCGACAGTCTAACTTAAAAGGATAAAATTTAAGATAATCACTGGACACCTAAATCATCAGATAAAGATAAACATGAGAAAAATCATGGGACTTAATGTGGTAAGATGCTCCACCCATATTGGATGACACATGAAAGTGCCCTAGCATATTTTATACTATTCTGTGGAGGCAAGTCATGTAAACTTGTCATACATAGTGGGAAATGCTTTGTAATTTTTCCACAAAGGTTCTTGCTAGGATCCAACTCACTTTTGTACCTCACTTGAGTCCTTACAAAGTCACATGAGGTGACTGAACATTCTTTTTTGTTAGAGTTGTGTTGCATGGACTAAACATCCTTTTCGTTGGAGTTGTCTGATACCTATCTAGATGAGCTTCTACACTAATGAGATATGGTGTGACTATTGTTCTTCTTTTGGGAACTTCTCTCACTCCAATTAATATTATTAACATTGTTACTCTCCAGTAAAAATGAGAGTAAGAGAAGTTGTTAGTGCAAATAACTGGAGTTGGAAGTTCTTCCCTTTGGTACGGTGCCTCTGCTCTCCTAGAGGGAGATGGAACTAACCTCACCCTCGAAGGACATTTGTTTCATGATCTGATTATTACTGCTTCATCTTCGTGCATTTTTATTCCTGATATCCtgctactatttttttttaataaccaTTTTGGTTGCTCATTTCTAATTGCATTCCAAATAATTTTGTTTTGAGTTAATCATTTCTTGTTAATATTTCATTTTTGGTCTTCGTTACAAGCCTGAGAACTAGTTTCCCAAACATTCCTCTAGGCCACAGCAATGGATAGTTATGCCCTTTCTTTCTAACAAACTTAATCTTTTTTCTGGCACCTTATTTGTCAACTAATTGCTAATGTTTTGTTTTTGTGTAGGTTGGTGACTCTGACCAAAAGTTACCAGAAGGGATAACTATATATTCTATTGTTTCAGATAATTATGCAAAGCCATCAATTCTTGGGCCATTGATAAAGGTGAGTAAGCAAATATTACTTTTTGAGTCACTTGGTTAAACACATTATGTTAATATCCTTGCAGGAGCATGCTAAAGGTGGTAAATGCATAGTATTTACTCAAACAAAGCGAGATGCAGATAAGTTAGCTTATGCCATGGCCAGAAGCTTTGGATGTGAAGCCCTTCATGGTGACATCTCACAGAGCCAGAGGGAAAGAACACTAGCCGGATTTAGGGATGGCCACTTTAACATTTTGATAGCTACTGATGTTGCAGCTCGTGGTTTAGATATACCTAATGTTGATCTGGTGAGCAATATAAATGGAAaacatttagtttttggtttttgtgaACTACTTTCTTTGAAGCATTTTGCCAGTAGTAGTTTGTCGGTTGGTGTACTTGGTAGATTGAAACAGGAGGCTTGACAGCAAAAGGCATACTCCAGACTTGAAGGCATCATTCTTTTGACAAATATATGGCCTTTTGAGTTTGATGAAGTTTAAGCCAATGCTTTATTAGTAATTTCATCTGATTATGGCAGAGTAATCTTTTTGAGGGTGACCTACTAGCAATAATATTCAAGATCTGATAATGATATCTTCTTGTCAATTATAATTACTGAAGGAAACTTCTGCACATGACTAACATGATGGTGACTTCTTGACCAGGTGATACATTATGAAATGCCAAACACTTCTGAGTTATTTGTTCATAGATCTGGTCGAACAGGGCGAGCTGGCAAAAAAGGAAGTACAATTCTCATACATTCACATGAGCAACACCGTGTTGTTAGAGGTATTGAACAAGATATTGGATGCAAATTTATCGAGGTAAGTTTTTTTATATTGTTTGATTTGATCAACTATCTTAATGAATTTACTGTACTCTTGAAGAAATTAGTGATAGATAATTATTCCCTTTGTCATTGTGGTTAAAACTGAGAAAAGTCATCAGGCTTGCTAATTTTTCACTTCCATCAAATGTTTAGTATGCATCATATGGACCTTAGCGATTTCTGATAATTTGATTATAAACTGATATGGTCCTTCACTAATAACTCTCAGCTTCCAAGGATTACAGTAGATGATGGGGGTGAAGGTATGTTTGGTAGCATGGGTGGTGGTCGTTTTGATTCATATGGTAGAATGGGTGGTTCAGGTTTTCGACGCAGTGGAAATTATGGTGGTTCTGGATTTAGCCATTCTCGTGGCTTTGATGGTTCTAATGATTTTGGAGCTCCCTCAAGCCGCAGGGGTAACTTCAGAGACACTGGATCAGGAGGTTTCAACTCCTTTGGTAGGCCACGGTCAACTTCAGATGCATCAAGCAGGTCCGGCGGTTCCAGTTTTGACCGCTTTGGTGGGTTTGGAGATTCAGGTTCAGGACGTTCTAGTAGCTTTGGAGAGTTTGACTCGGGGCGTTTCGGCAGCAACAACTTTGGTAATCTTAGCAATTCTGGGTCGAGTCGCTCTAGCCCACGTGGTTCCAGTGAGTCCACAGAAAGCAATTTTAGAAAGGATGGTGGATTTGGGGACTTGTCAGGACGTTCTAGCAGCTTTGGGGAGTTTGGCTCAGGGCGTCCCAGAGGCAATGACTATGGTAGTTTTGGCAGTTCTGCATCTAGACGCTCAAGGCCACGCAGCTCCAGCGAGCCCAGACAAAGCAGTTTCGgaaaggatgatgatgatgatgactgGCCATGAAGATCATTCGGATTTCATCTTATTGTAGTTTAGCTTTATGATCTACCAAGGCTTTCATTGTAGATACCCATCCTAGATGCAATTCTCTCTCCAGCAAGCCAAGCCATTCGTGCACCTGTTGCTAACCAGGGTTCTGTATCTCATAACCCAGGATTGCTTTCAGAAGAACATGTTTTTGAGTTGAGTATTCTAGTAAATTTGGTTCAGTGGATCTGGGAACTATGAGATATCAATAGCTTGCACATGATTTCAGGTTACACTGGATTACTATTAGGTGGAAAATTATATAGAGAACTTTGAGTATGTAATACTTTATGATCCTAAAGTTGCCGTATGAATGTCTTTGTTGTGTTGTTACTATATCCCTGTTTTGTCAATTGCTCGTGAAATAAGACAGAACTTTTAGACTAAAACCACTAGTATTTTTGCTACTATGGTTTTATGAACTTGAAAAATGATTTGTGACAATATTCTACAATTGGGTAGAAAGGTAATTGAAAATAAGGATTGATATAGAAAAAGATTGCAATGTGCTCGTAGGGTGAAATGAAATGATTTGGTCAACTCAACATGAAATACTTCATTAGGAACGATTCATtccaataatataaatataatactTATTAAAAAGCAtcatttcaaacttaaatatagAATAGTAAATTAGTGAATATAGAGGTTCAATTGGTCCAGCTATCCAAGCCTATCAGTTCAATTTCAGTTGAGTCAAATGGGGTTAGGCAGACTAGACATGCAGAAGAGCCAAATGAATTGATCAACAGTTAGGGACATAAACTGCAAGAATTAGAGGGCAAAATAAGTTTAACATAAAATGAATTGTTCCATTTTATCCCATCCCAATATCCTGCCGATCTAAGTAGAACGATGCCGATCTACTAAATAGAACAATGCTGCTTTCATATCCTACATTTGACAATTGTGTTAAGAGTTAGCCCATGTCAAAAGCCACTTCCAACTTCCATTAGCACATGAAATCTGACTTAAACTATCACGGCAACAAAATCCAAACACCATCGCCGGCATTACATGAATACACTCTCCAAGGAGTAAAGCATGAACAAGTAAATGTATATGGTATGGTATCCGAAAGGATCTGCATATATGATTGCCGCCGGCGTGTTTCTTACAATATGGACATCATTTAACTTTgtagtagaaaaaaaaaaagtcgaCCAGTCACCAGGATGGTCCTAGATTTGGGGCATTCTTTCTCAAATTGCATGTTCTCTCCCTCAACACCAACCAACCCTGCATATAAAAATATATCATGCATCTTTAACAAATGTTGGAGTCCAATTGACTAGAAAATGTTTACAGAAGAAAAATTATGATTTGCAGTCAGCACTGTCTGTTTGAGATGTGTGGTagactaaactaaactaaactaaaactgGGGAGATCAAATCTAATTAATGTAATGCATGACACTTAGTATTCAAATGGTTTACGATCCAAAtttcaataaaattaatattcataTACATCTCTTAAGCATCAATATAGTTCCCACGGTTGGTTTACAACTACAAACTGTCAAGGCGTTAAATGACTATTCTAACTATGATAGAGAAAATCTGAGGTACTCGAACCTAACTACAGGCGATGGCAGTAGAAGAAAGACAAAGTTGCTCCAAGAGGACACAAAATTCTCATAGATTCATTGAGAGAAATTCCTGATGTAAAACAACTGCAATTGGAGCTGAGAAACAGCATATTCTGTATGGATGATATGCTGGAAATTTAAAGTCAGAAAATTTTATTATACTTCTAACTTACACGTTCATGTGGTGGTTGAAAATAAAGCATCACATTGTAAACTATAGCTAACTAGTTTTTACAGGTCTCCCATAAAAATGTATATCATATTATGCAATAATCAAATATGCATAAACATGTAGCAAAGTTCTGCATCTGAAAATGATACAACCAATAACACTATTCAAATCTATTAGCCATAAATATAAAGTACCTAAAGAATGGTTGCAAATTTATACCAAAAAAAGGTATACAAAAGAAATGACCTTGTATCAATAGCCACTAAAGCATCAGGAGGTCAATGTTCAATGTCGTGAGGTGTTCTGGTGCATCTCCAGTAACTGTGTGAGTGACACAGCACTCCAGCGTTCATGGCCATCATGGACTTGGGCATATAGCAGTTTCTTAACTGAATCTATGCAAATGCTTATGTTACCAAATCCATACACTGGAAGACCATTGTAATATCTACCGACTTTTGGTATGAACAGCAAGCCTTGCTCCATTGCATAAGCTTCAATGGATTCCTTGAAGCTCATTTCATGAACACCACCAACACCATTGACATGGACTGAGGAATAAGCTGGAGCCTGTTGCTGTGCTTCTAACTGTCTCTTTTCTGTAGCTCTCAGATAGCTGACGTTCTCTCTAGCACCAGGTTGAACCACTTCCATGCCTTCTACAGCCTGGTTCATCATATCCAAACCTGAACTTAGAAGCACTCGAATCCTCTCATTGGCAAGTAATTCTGCAGGGAAGAGACCCTTCCAGCCCATATACCACTGCATAACCTCATTGAAATTAGGACGTGAGCACAACCAATGGTATAAAACTTGCTGCCACTTGCTGAAAAAATCAACCTCCAGCATGTGAACCATATGGTGGATTGGGATTGCAGATGCCCACATCATCACCCAATTGAACTGGTCTAACTTCTGATTAGCTGGATTCACCTGGAACTCTTGAAGAGCGATTCTCAACTTAGGAACAATATAGCGTACCATCAGATGCTCCCAACTAGCTGCATCAAACACATCCTTCCATGGAGAAAGTATGGCATATGCTGAGGCATCACTTGCATGCCAAGCATGGAGGACACTACCTAGCTTATAACGGATCGTATGATACAACATCTCCAATCTCTGCCCTAGCAATGGAAGCCATGGGTGAACCCAAACATGAATTGGGACAGTCTCTCGTCGTGGATCCCATGAATCAACAGCCGTCGTTAGCTTAGGCATAACCACATTTTCTAGAATTGACTGCAAAACGGATGGTGGCAGTAACTTCTCCCATATTTCCAGAAACCGAAGCATTGGTTCAGGATCCCTAGCCTGCCAAGTGTTAGTCCCAGATATCCTCACAGCAGGAAGAATAACTTCACTGATAAGCTGTGAATAAGAAGAAGTGGAAAAAAGGTTTTCTGAAAAATCATAAGGCTGATCTCCTTGCAACAAATCTCTCCAAGAAGATATAAGATTCATGCCATGCAATGGATTCTGCAATGGTTCCCATCCTTGAAACACCCGGAGAAGCAAAGGATATGCAAATGAGCAAGCAATACAGGAAATATTGCAGAGCTTGTAGTCATCTCTGAACATCTCTTTTAAATCTTTGAAAGTGGTCAATAGAGAATCAAGTGTCAACACCCCTGATAAGCTATCCTCCTTGACCTTTTCTAAGACTAATGCAATTGTCTCCATAACATGAAGTTGCTTCCTCTGCCTCATCTCTTCTTTCATAATCTTGTCCTTTTCCTCCTGTAAGCTCACCACcttctccctctcccttctcAATTGCTGGTCTAGCTTTTGTATGTCAACCTCAGTAGAATCCACAATTAGTTTAACATTGTACTGGAGCTCGGGCATGGGcacatcattctctttcatctcAGTCTCCATGTTCAAATTCTCCAGACTAGTCAAAACCTTAACTTGTGGTCCCCTCATATCAAGAACCTTCTGAACCTCAATACCTTGTTCCTGCTTTTTAGCCAGCAACTCATCTGCCGTCAAAATCTCAGCTTTGGCTCTTCCTTTCTTCTGCTTTAACCACCTCTTTTCCTTTGAAGGTCCTGCCGCCACTGGAGTAGCCATCTTTTCCTTTGGTGCTTCATCCAAAACAGGCAATTTAGCCTCCTTGTAGTCGTTGAACCCCATGCCCATGTTCTTTGGACGGAGTTTAGCTTCTACCGGAGCGACTATGCCTTGTTCATTCTTCCCCAATCCAGACCCTTCCTTGTATCCCATCATCTTCATCAGCTTCAAACCAATTCCCTTGGTGTGTGCCTCAAACTTCCCCATCTCGCTGGCGCCAGATGCATCTCTTCTCCCAGAAGACTTCTTGGCCAACTTCGATTTCCCTCTCTCAGACTCCTTCTCCTTCTCACGGCGCTGGGCACCTTCTTTAATCCTCCTCCCAAAGGCCGTTGGGAGGAAATTATCCTGGTCCTCATCATCCTCATCCCCCACGCTATCCTTTCTGTTGGATTGAAACCCTAGCCCATATCCCAGCCCCTGGCCAGAATTGGGAACGCCAGCAGATCGATCCCCTTCTTCCTGGGGATCCCGTTTGACTTCCTGGCTGGGCATGACGGTGCCGGTGGAGACAAACTGGACAGGCTTGGAGAGGTCGGCCTTAGAGATGAGGTCTCCCTTCCTGCGCTTCCGCGAGCGGCGCCTTCCTCCATCGGAGCTAGAATCGCTGGACGCGGTGGCGAAGGTGCCGTAGATGGCGTCCTCGCGTGTCTGGACGGTGCGCTCCTTCTTGCTGCGGTAGTAGAACTCGCCGCCAATCCACTCGCCGCCCTCATAGTCGTTCTCCATCCCGAATCGCTCCGAGCCCTCGTAATCATCGGCCATGGAAAAAAAAACTCTCCCCTAGCGAATAGCTCCGTAAATCAGTGAAAATCGCGTTCAATAAACCAATCACTTACTGCTTCACCGAGAGGACTCCGATTTCTTAGCGTCTCGAGGATGAACGGAGCTGTTCAACGCAGGATGTCGGCAACGGAGGATGAACGGAGGATTAGGGTTTCGCAGATTTAGGGTTTCGCGTTGAGGTAGTTACAAATATACCGTAACTAGGAATTAGGAATCAAATTATAGATACTTAAATAACTcactttcaaattaaatttggatGGAAGTTGTTACGAATAGGAATAGGAAatcaaaaggtaaaatttaaaaaattaggaTAAATCTATTTAAATTTGTACGtggtaaaattttatataattacTTATAAAATATTgttaaagacatttatttttattcattaaaattgttgattaaaaattttatagtattttttatcaaattttattgataaattttaaaagataaaaattctttataatttatttaaaaaataatatatttgattaataaatgtttttatttaattaaataaagttaaatttgacaagtaaaatatttttaaaatagcaAAATTTTGaatgataaattattataatagagGTTAATATACATTCTAACcgctatttttaaattttataaataatcaaCCAATTTATTTgactaaaaatatttaattgttaatttttttttagcattGAGCGTGAATTacaaacaacaacaataacaccaccaccaccaaataaaaataaattaaaaaaaaattgtacttaCAACAGCTTGTGGAGGagaaaggaaaagagagatagaaaaagaagtaaaatttaaggagaaataatttaatttaatattaaatatgttTTCTGAATCATTTTGACTGAAAAATTTGTCAATAATTTTATCACATATTTTGTTATTAATCACGgacacatgaggtgttgtcacaatgaggtctgggatTCAAATTtcggtaaagtcgaggtaaatactttccttatgtgttagtcactatgtcaaaggctagtagtcgcccgtgatttaccttttccgtgttgatcctgagacggattgacggggaCATTGGGGgatgagcgtattcgtctttttgtCACAATGTTTTACTATTAATATGAGTTTTTTTTGTCATGTGTATTCAAGGGCGGAGCCAAGTTCATGGCTACCCGGGCTACAGCCCGGGTAGCCAACGACGGTGAGAACAAAAATTACAAGGGAAGAAAgggaaaaaattgagaaaaattagGGATTAGCCTGGGGTGGCGATGTCGACGTCAGTGGCTAGCCCGGGGCGGCGACATCGCCATCAGCAGCTAGCTTAGAATGATGACGTTGGCGATCTCAATGTCAACATTTGTGACCCACATCTTAAGATCAACCCAAATAATTGATCCTGGAGAAATAATTGATCCTGGCTGGCTCCGCCATTGTGTGTATTGGAGTTTCGCTTGTTTCGGTTTGTGGGAACTTTTTCACACCATCAGAAGTTGATATTATTACTTGATGACTGATTTCAGCAGTCGGTTATTTCTTTAAATTGGTTATGACGACTTCCATGTTTCTAACTTGCAACACAGATTATTTTGATGATCAGGCTTCCTCGATTACAATGAATGAGAAATATCACCTGTGACTTTgtagaaatatcaaatggattCGTATTATATTAGTGTATCATGCTCTGAGTTGGCTAAGATTATTGATCAAAGATCTACTGAATTTGGCACGATAAAGCTTCCGCAGATTGCTAGATCAATAACTTAATAAATCATAACGTCATATTACTTTTATGGAGTATTGAGAtcttaaaatgaaaaatattgcTCTTAGATCTACTCATTCTTTCCTTGAACTATATGTAAAAAAGAACAAATTTAACCCCATGATCTAAAGTCCATGAATAAGAGTCGGCAAGTTCAACGTTTCTGTCCGTAAACAATATGATAGTGAGTTCCATTAACCAAACAACTTTAACATGCCAACAAGAAATTTATTTCATAGGCCAAATTGTACAGAACGGGAAGTCCAATTTCCATGAATGGCATGAAAAAACAAGTTTTTCTAGGAACAATAAAAAGGATTGCTTGTATGATATATACAAAACCATAATATGTATCCACAAGTATGATTACAAATAAACATGTAGCACCAAGTTAGAAGCAACGACAACTTATATTACTCGTCTCTCAAACATGAAACATCTGCAcataagagaagaaaaaaaaaatgagaacatTGGTATCAAGTAAATGGCTGATAGTGTCAAAGAGCTCAACAACTTGTAACAATAAAGCAGACATCCCttcaaaaaaggagaaaaaaaaaaacactgaaAAGTACTTATATCAACCCTAAATCCATAGATGTTCCCTAACCCTTATATCTTTTGCATGAGGTGTCATGAGCACATTTTCAAGATAAAAACGGGGATATTGTACAATTTGCACGAATATACATGACAATAGAAAACAAATTGAAATGATATGAACTTGTTTAAACACGATCGACATATTTTACATTAAAATGAAAAGTACAAGAAGCAGGAAAAGGCTACACAGAATATTAGTCAATAAAATACAAAAAAGCAATCTAAATATTTCTAGTGATATTGCCTTTCATAGATCTCAACagaaaataagtttcatatagccAACCTAAATAATTTGTGACAAACATGATTTGACCATGACGACGACATGAAAACTTTTGGATTTATTGTGTTCTGTTGTAAATTACAGTTAACAAAGCTCCTAGTGCCATGTTAGCACAAGACAGGGAAAACTCCCTCCCTCCCAGGTAAAAGCATATAGAGAATTGCACAGATAACAACTGAAAGAAAAATAGGGTTCTCCTACAAACAACTGAATTGCAGCAAAATGCTAAGAACAGTAGTTGTGCAAGATGGAAAAGTAGAGGTAAGA is drawn from Zingiber officinale cultivar Zhangliang chromosome 1B, Zo_v1.1, whole genome shotgun sequence and contains these coding sequences:
- the LOC122055842 gene encoding DEAD-box ATP-dependent RNA helicase 53-like, translated to MNFLFRRSSFVAASASRRALVALISSETSLLPLFTALEPSACSRSSFGPVEIFYLGSVRRREFHSSANRLEFRATNAACAEYAVDEYVDEDKGGVKRGDEGLEIAKLGIAQDIVTQLANKGITKLFPIQKAVLEPAMQGRDMIGRARTGTGKTLAFGIPILDKIIHFQAKHGCGKNPMAMVLAPTRELARQVEKEFRESSKLYTLCVYGGSPINQQIRALNYGVDVVVGTPGRIIDLLNRGSLNLSEIKFIVLDEADQMLNVGFAEDVEMILEKMPPKHQTMMFSATMPPWIRKLTQRYLKDPVNIDLVGDSDQKLPEGITIYSIVSDNYAKPSILGPLIKEHAKGGKCIVFTQTKRDADKLAYAMARSFGCEALHGDISQSQRERTLAGFRDGHFNILIATDVAARGLDIPNVDLVIHYEMPNTSELFVHRSGRTGRAGKKGSTILIHSHEQHRVVRGIEQDIGCKFIELPRITVDDGGEGMFGSMGGGRFDSYGRMGGSGFRRSGNYGGSGFSHSRGFDGSNDFGAPSSRRGNFRDTGSGGFNSFGRPRSTSDASSRSGGSSFDRFGGFGDSGSGRSSSFGEFDSGRFGSNNFGNLSNSGSSRSSPRGSSESTESNFRKDGGFGDLSGRSSSFGEFGSGRPRGNDYGSFGSSASRRSRPRSSSEPRQSSFGKDDDDDDWP
- the LOC122055851 gene encoding septin and tuftelin-interacting protein 1 homolog 1-like gives rise to the protein MADDYEGSERFGMENDYEGGEWIGGEFYYRSKKERTVQTREDAIYGTFATASSDSSSDGGRRRSRKRRKGDLISKADLSKPVQFVSTGTVMPSQEVKRDPQEEGDRSAGVPNSGQGLGYGLGFQSNRKDSVGDEDDEDQDNFLPTAFGRRIKEGAQRREKEKESERGKSKLAKKSSGRRDASGASEMGKFEAHTKGIGLKLMKMMGYKEGSGLGKNEQGIVAPVEAKLRPKNMGMGFNDYKEAKLPVLDEAPKEKMATPVAAGPSKEKRWLKQKKGRAKAEILTADELLAKKQEQGIEVQKVLDMRGPQVKVLTSLENLNMETEMKENDVPMPELQYNVKLIVDSTEVDIQKLDQQLRREREKVVSLQEEKDKIMKEEMRQRKQLHVMETIALVLEKVKEDSLSGVLTLDSLLTTFKDLKEMFRDDYKLCNISCIACSFAYPLLLRVFQGWEPLQNPLHGMNLISSWRDLLQGDQPYDFSENLFSTSSYSQLISEVILPAVRISGTNTWQARDPEPMLRFLEIWEKLLPPSVLQSILENVVMPKLTTAVDSWDPRRETVPIHVWVHPWLPLLGQRLEMLYHTIRYKLGSVLHAWHASDASAYAILSPWKDVFDAASWEHLMVRYIVPKLRIALQEFQVNPANQKLDQFNWVMMWASAIPIHHMVHMLEVDFFSKWQQVLYHWLCSRPNFNEVMQWYMGWKGLFPAELLANERIRVLLSSGLDMMNQAVEGMEVVQPGARENVSYLRATEKRQLEAQQQAPAYSSVHVNGVGGVHEMSFKESIEAYAMEQGLLFIPKVGRYYNGLPVYGFGNISICIDSVKKLLYAQVHDGHERWSAVSLTQLLEMHQNTSRH